Within the Streptomyces sp. R41 genome, the region ATTCCGCCGAGAAGTCGTCCGAGTCGCCCGCGACCGGGCTGTCGTGACTGGGGTCGCGCACCGCGCATACCAGACGTGAGGTCCACCGCATCAAGTGCAGCCGCACGGGCGGGCCTTGGTCGTCCCGAGGGGTGTCCGAGGGCAGTGCGTGCCGCAGCGCGTTGGTGACCAGCTCGGAGACCACCAGACAGACGTCGTCGAAGCGGTCGCCGATGTCCCACTGGTCCAGCGTTCTGCGGGTGAACTGCCGTGCTTCGCGCACTGCTTCGTAGCGGGCGGGCAGGGCGCAGGAAGCGGCGTCGGACACGGCCGCGGGATCGAGCGGCGGAAGTCCCTGCCGTAAGGGCTCGAGCATGGTCGATCCATTCGTCCCCATGCGAGGCACTCCCGGGTGTTCGCGGTCGTTGCGATGCAGCGGTGGCGCGGGGACCATGGTTCCGAATGCGTACAGCAGATGCAAGGGCAGATGCACGTGCACGCGCCCGAATTAGACCTTCGTCTACCAGTTCTTGCTCATTTCTTCTGTCACCTTCTTCCCTCTTGTTGCCCCTCTCCTGATCTTTTCGTGCGTGGCTCCTTTGGCTACTTTCCGTTTCCGTAATCGAACGAGTACTGCTTGAAGTGTTTTAGTGGCAGACTTCGGCCCCTGAAGACGGTTGGGGAGGCGGACGAACGTGAGCGCTGGTGAGTCGAGCGGCTCGGTGGTGCGGCGCATGCTGCTGGGGTCACATCTGCGGCGCCTGCGGGAGGCGCGTGGAATCACCCGGGAAGCGGCCGGTTACTCGATCCGTGCCTCCGAATCGAAGATCAGCCGCATGGAGTTGGGACGGGTGAGCTTCAAGACGCGTGACGTCGAGGACCTGCTGACGCTGTACGGCATCACGGACGAGGTGGAGCGCACCTCCCTCGTCTCGCTCGCGAAAGAGGCCAACGTCGCGGGCTGGTGGCACAGTTACTCCGACGTCCTGCCCAGCTGGTTCCCGACCTACGTCGGCCTCGAAGGCGCGGCCCATCTGATCCGGGTCTACGAAGTGCAGTTCGTGCACGGCCTGTTGCAGACCGAGGCGTACGCGCACGCGGTCGTCGCGCGCGGCATGAAGGGCGCGTCCGTCGCCGACATCGACCGCCGCGTGGCCCTGCGCCTGGAGCGCCAGAAGTACCTCGTATCCGAGAACGCCCCGGAGTTCCACATCGTCCTCGACGAGGCCGCGCTGCGCCGCCCGTACGGCGACCGCGAGGTGATGCGCGGACAGCTCCAGCATCTGATCGAGGTCTCGGAGCGTCCCAACGTACGGCTTCAGGTCATGCCGTTCAGCTTCGGCGGGCACTCCGGCGAGAGCGGCTCCTTCACCATCCTGAGCTTCCCGGAGTCCGACCTGTCGGACGTCGTCTATCTGGAACAGCTGACCAGCGCGCTCTACCTGGACAAGCGTGAGGACGTCACCCAGTACGAGAGCGCGCTGAAGCAGCTGCAACAGGACAGCCCGGGCCCTTCCGAGAGCCGCGACTTGCTGAGGGGGCTGCTCCAGCTCTCCTGAGCGCCTTCGCGCAGTCTCCGAAGGCGTCCTTCAACTCCCTTGAAACACAAGTACGATGACGCGTGATCAGACCGTGATCGGATGTCTGCTTCGGCAGCGCAGGGATTGAGGGATCGAGGAGCACATGTCGTCCTACTTCACCGACCTGGCCCAGCAGTACATCGATGGCGAGTGGCGCCCGGGCACCGGCTCCTGGGACATCATCGACTTCAATCCGTACGACGGTGAGAAGCTGGCGTCGATCACCATAGCCACGGCGGACGAGGTCGATCAGGCCTACCGCGCGGCCGAGCGCGCCCAGAAGGCATGGGGCGCGACCAACGCGTACGCCCGTCGCGCGGTCTTCGAGAAGGCCCTGCGCATCATCGAGGACCGCGAGGCCGAGATCACCGAGGTGATCATCGCCGAGCTCGGCGGCACCCACCTCAAGGCCGGCTTCGAACTGCACCTCGCCAAGGAGTTCCTGCGCGAGTCGATCCAGCTGGCGCTGCGTCCCGAGGGCAAGATCCTCCCCTCGCCGATCGACGGCAAGGAGAACCGCGTCTACAAGGTCCCCGTAGGCGTCGTCGGTGTGATCAGCCCCTTCAACTTCCCGTTCCTCCTCTCGATCAAGTCCGTCGCGCCCGCGCTCGCGCTCGGCAACGGCGTGGTCCTCAAGCCGCACCAGAACACCCCGATCGTCGGCGGCTCCCTGGTCGCCAAGGTCTTCGAGGACGCGGGCCTGCCGGGCGGTCTCCTCAATGTGGTCATCACCGACATAGCCGAGATCGGCGACGCCTTCATCGAGCACCCGGTGCCCAAGGTCATCTCCTTCACCGGCTCCGACAAGGTCGGCCGCCACGTCGCCACGGTCTGCGCCTCCAACTTCAAGCGCTCCGTCCTCGAACTGGGCGGCAACAGCGCCCTGGTGGTCCTGGACGACGCGGACATCGACTACGCGGTCGACGCGGCGGTCTTCAGCCGCTACGTCCACCAGGGCCAGGTCTGCATGGCCGCGAACCGTGTCCTCGTGGACCGCTCGATCGAGGCCGAGTTCACCGAGAAGTTCGTCGCCAAGGTCAGGACGCTGAAGGCCGGCGACCCGAGCGACCCGCAGACGGTCATCGGCCCGGTCATCAACTCCTCGCAGGCGGACGCGATTTCGGGCGCCGTCGAGCAGGCGATCGCGGAGGGCGCCACGGCCCTCGTGCACGGCACGACGACCGACAACCTGGTCGAGCCCTCCGTCCTGACCGGCGTCCCCGCCGACTCGCCCCTCCTTCAGCAGGAGATCTTCGGCCCGGTCGTCTTCCTCGTGCCCTTCGACGGCGAGGAGGAGGCGGTCCGCCTCGTCAACGACACCCCGTACGGGCTGAGCGGCGCCGTCCACACGGGGGACATCGAGCGCGGCGTGCACTTCGCCAAGCAGATCGACACCGGCATGTTCCACGTCAACGACGGCACCGTGCACGACGAACCCCTGGTCCCCTTCGGCGGCGAGAAGCACTCCGGCATCGGACGCCTGAACGGCGAGACGACCGTCGACGCGTTCACCACGGTGAAGTGGATCTCGGTGCAGCACGGGCGGAGCTTCTTTCCCTTCTAGGACGTCCTCGGCCTGCCGGGCCCTTGCGGACAGAACCTGACCGCAAGGGCCCGTAGCTTCGTCGGTGTCAGGCAGCAGGTGCCCGGCAAGAGGTCCCGACGAAAGGCGGCCGGTCATGGTGACTCATGTGCGAGCGGAGGCTCAGGGTGACGAGCGTGGGGCGTTGCTCTCCTTCCTGGAGGAACAGCGCGGCGGTATCCGCCGGGCACTGCTCGGGCTGACCGAGGAGCAGGCGGCTTCGCGCCCCAGCGCGAGCGAGCTGTCCCTGTCCGGGCTGCTCAAGCATGTCGCCGAGACCGAGCAGGGCTGGGTCGCCCGTGCCAAGGGCGAGTCGCCGGCCGTCAAGCGGGACGAGTCGAACTGGCACGAGTGTTTCGTCCTCGTCGACGGCGAGACCGTCGATGCGCAGCTCGCGTACTGGGAGAAGGTCGCTGCCGAGACGGACGCGTTCCTCCGCTCGGTGCCCAGCCTGGACGACACCTTCGCGCTCCCGAACGATCCTTGGTTCCCGCCGGAAGGGCGGGTCTCGATGCGCTGGCTGGCGCTCCATCTGATCCGCGAGACGGCCCGGCACGCCGGCCACGCCGACATCATCCGCGAGTCCCTGGACGGCGCGACCGCCTTCGAGCTGGTTGCCCGGGAGCAGGCTGGCTGATCCAGGGGTCCTAATGTGGACCGCATGTCAGCGATCCGTCTCCTCGTGCTCGGCGCCGTCCGCCAGCACGGGCGGGCCCACGGCTACCAGGTGCGCAACGACCTGGAGTACTGGGGCGCGCACGAGTGGTCCAACGCCAAGCCCGGCTCGATCTACCACGCGCTCAAGCAGATGGCGAAGCAGGGACTGCTGCACGCCCATGAGGTCGCGCCGTCGACGGCAGGGGGACCGCCGCGCACCGAGTACGAGATCACGGACAAGGGCACCGAGGAGTTCCTGGCCCTCCTGCGCGAGTCCCTGACGTCGTACGACCAGAAGATGGACGTCCAGTCGGCGGCGATCGGCTTCATCGTGGACCTGCCGAGGGGCGAGGCGGTGGCGCTCCTGAAGGAGCGGATCCGGAAGATCGAGGAGTGGCGGGCCGCGGTCACCGAGCACTACGTGCCCGAGGACGGCCCCGAACAGCTGGGCCACATCGGCGAGATCATGAACCTCTGGGTGCACACCGCCGATGCCGACGCCGAGTGGACGCGCGGCCTGATCGCGCGGATCGAGGGCGGGGCCTACACCTTCGCGGGTGAGGGTGAGCCGTTCGTCGGCGTCCTGGCCGAGGGTGAGGAGAACCCGTACGCGACGGGGGCGCCGCACCCCGGGGACCGCGACTGAAACAAGGGTAATCAAGTTTGACGAATACGTCCTCCGGGGTTACTTTCCAGAAGTAGTCAAGTTTGACTAGCGAGGGAGAACTCAGTGGCCGACGCGGCGATCACCGTCGAAGGGGCACGCAAGAAGTACGGCGACAAACAGGCACTGGACGGACTCGACCTGCTGGTCGGAGGCGGCACGGTGCACGGAGTGCTCGGCCCCAACGGCGCGGGCAAGACAACCCTGGTCCGGATCCTGTCCACCCTGCTGCGGCCCGACGAAGGGCGCGTGGAGGTCGCGGGCCACGACGTGGTGAGCGAGGCGGGCCGGGTACGGCTGCGCATCGGCCTGCTCGGTCAGCACGCCGCGCTCGACGAGGAGCTCGGCGGACGCCAGAACCTGGAGATGTTCGGACGCCTGCACCACCTGGGCGCCCGGCACGCGCGCGTGCGGGCCGACGAGCTCCTGGAGCGGTTCGGGCTCGCGGACACCGGCCGCAAGGCGGTCAAGCGCTACAGCGGCGGCATGCGGCGCCGCCTGGACCTCGCCGCGTCCCTCGTCACCGACCCGGACGTGCTCTTCCTGGACGAACCGACGACCGGCCTCGACCCGCGCGGCCGGGCGGAGGTGTGGGCGTCCGTGCGCTCGCTGGTCGGCGGCGGCACCACGGTTCTGCTCACCACGCAGTACCTGGAGGAGGCCGACCAGCTCGCCGACCGCATTTCCGTCGTCGACCATGGGCGCGTGATCGCCGACGGCACGGCGGACGAGCTCAAGGCCCGCACGGGCGGCGACCGCATCGACGTGGTGCTGCGCGACGCGGGCCAACTGGGCGCGGCCGTGGCCCTGTTGCCGTTCCCCGCCGAGGGCGTCTCGGTGGACACCGACCGCCGGCTCCTCAGCGCCCCGGTCACCGACCGCATGTCGGCGCTGGCCGGAGCCGTACGCGCCCTGGAGGAGGCCGGGATCGAGGCGGAGGACATCGCGCTGCGGCGGCCGACGCTGGACGAGGTGTTCCTGCACCTCACGGGAGACGACCACCGAGTGAAGGAGGCCGCGTGAGCACGACGTACGGGACGAGCCGTCCGGACGCGTACGGGGCGTACGCCCTCGCCGACTGCTGGACCATGACCCGCCGCGAACTCGCCCACTGGGCAAGGCAACCGGTCCAAGTGGTCGTCGGTCTCGCCTTCCCCGTGATGCTGCTGCTGATGTTCGGCTATCTGATCGGCGGAGGCCGGGGCGTCGAGGGCGACTACGTCGACTTCCTGGTGCCCGGCATGCTCGCGCTGACCATGGCCTTCGGCCTGGAGGGCACGATGCTGGCCGTCACCCAGGACCTCAACAAGGGCGTGATCGACCGCTTCAGGTCGATGCCGATGGCGGGTGGCGCGGTCCTGGTGGGCCGTTCCGCCGCCGACATGCTTCAGTCGGCGCTCGGTCTCGCCGCCCTGATCGGCGTCGGGTACGTGATCGGCTGGCGTCCCCACGGAGGTCCGGGCGCCTTCCTGGGAGCCGTCGGCCTGCTCCTTCTGTTCCGTTTCGCGATGCTCTGGATCGGCATCGAGCTGGCGCTGGTCGCCGGGAAGCCGGAGATGGTCCAAGCCGTCCAGATCCTGGTCTGGCCGGTCGGCTTCCTGTCCAACGCCTTCGCGACCCCGGACTCCATGCCCGGCTGGCTGGGCACGGCGGTCGAGTGGAACCCGATGTCCCAGACGGCGACAGCGGTACGCGACCTGTTCGGCGGCCCCGGCGGGGAGCCGGGGCACGTGTGGGCGGCGGTGATCTGGCCGCTGGGCCTGCTGGCGGTGTTCTTTCCGCTGGCGGTACGGCGATTTGGGCGGCTCAGCGCGTAGTCGGGGTCACTCCTCGATCAGGTTGCGCAGGTCGATGTCGACCGGGAAGGGGACGACGGTGGTGAGCTTGTCGGTGTGGACGGGGCGGTCCGGGCGCGGGACGAATACGCCGCTGTCCTCGTCGCGCCAGAACTGGTGCACCTCCGGAACGTCGTCCTCGCCCCGCTCGACGCGCCAGTAGTGGGCGATTCCGGCCTCGGCGTACATGGCGGGCTTGTGGAAACGGTCCATGCCGCGAGAGCCGGGTGAAACCACCTCGATGGCAAGTGTCACGCACGCGACCGGTGTGCAGTCCAGGGTGCGGATGTCGAGCCCGGTCCTGTCGTACACGATGATGTCCGGCTTGGGGGCGTTGTTGTCGTCGAACTGGGTCCAGCGCTCAGTGTTGACGGCGTACGGCGGCCGCTTGGCGAGAGCCAGCGAGAGGTAAAGCTGGTCTCGGACCTGGTCGTGCCACCAGCTGGTAACCCCACGTACCACGATCTTCCCATCCACGAGTTCCCAGTCGAACGGGACGTCCAGCTCCTTGACCTGGTCCCACGTCCAGCCCTCCTCGGGCGGGAACATCCAGTTCTCGGGAGTGGCCCGCGGGTGCTGCTCGGTGTGTGCCTCTGCGGCCATGACTGCTCCCATGGAGGAGATCGTGAGTGGTGGTGCTCTCTGCTGTTCCCCTTACGACAGTAGTGTCACTCGCCCGAGTGAGGGGGCAACGTTCCTGCGGGCCTGGTCCTAGTGGTGGAAGCTGGTCGCCCTGTCCTTGTCGCGGGTCAACGGGTGTGGCTGGCGGCGCAGTTCGGGGAGCAGGCGGCTGAGGTCCTCCATGAAGAGGTCGGAGAGGTCGGTCGTGAAGCCGTTGCGGCACACCACGCGCAGGACGGACAGGTCCTCGCGGTTCGCCGGGAAGGTGTAGGCGGGCAGTAGCCAGCCTTGCTCGCGCATGCGCCGGGACACGTCGAAGACGTCGTACGCGGTCACGTCGGGCGCCGTCGTGACGGCGAACACCGGCAACTCGTCGCCCTTGGTGAGGAGGGTGAAGTCGCCCAGCGCCTCGATGCGCTCGGCGAGGCCGCGGGCCACCTCCCGGGTCGTCTGCTGCACGGCGCGATAGCCCTCGCGGCCGAGGCGCAGGAACGTGTAGTACTGCGCCACGACCTGCGCGCCCGGCCGGGAGAAGTTGAGCGCGAAGGTCGGCATGTCGCCGCCCAAGTAGTTGACGCGGAAGACGAGTTCCTCCGGCAGCTCGGCCGCCGATCGCCACAGCGCCCAGCCGACGCCCGGATAGACCAGGCCGTACTTGTGCCCCGAGGTATTGATCGACGACACCCTCGGCAGCCGGAAGTCCCAGACCAGGTCCTCGTCGATGAAGGGCGCGATCATGGCCCCGGAGGCGCCGTCGACATGGACGGGGACGTCCAGGCCCGTGCGCTCCTGGAGCTCGTCGAGGGCCGTGCACAGCTCGGCGATCGGCTCGTACGACCCGTCGAAGGTGGACCCGAGGATGCCGACGACCCCGATGGTGTTCTCGTCGCACAGCTCGGCCGCCGCCCGGGGATCGAGGTGGAAACGGTCGCCCTCCATCGGGACCAGGCGCGGCTCGACCTCCCAGAAGTTGCAGAACTTGTCCCAGCAGACCTGGACGTTGATGCCCATGACGAGATTGGGGCGCGCCCCCGGGTAGCGGTCCGCGTTCCGCTGCGCCCACCGTCGCTTCAGTGCCATCCCGGCCAGCATGCACGCCTCGCTCGACCCGGTGGTCGAACAGCCCACCGCGGCCGACGGATCCGGCGCGTTCCACAGGTCGGCGAGCATCGCCACGCAGCGCCGCTCCAGCTCGGCCGTACGCGGGTACTCGTCCTTGTCGATCATGTTCTTGTCCCGGCACTCCGCCATCAGGACCCCGGCCTGCGGTTCCATCCAGGTGGTGACGAAGGTGGCGAGGTTCAGCCGCGCGTTCCCGTCCAGCATGAGTTCGTCGTGGACGAGTTGGTACGCGATCGTGGGCGGCAGCGGGCCATCGGGGAGCCGGTGCTTCGGCGGCGCCTCGACCATGTCGCTGACCGGATTCGTCTCCCCGTAGAACGGGTTGACGGACCTCGGGCGCTCGTCGGGCTTCTCGTGGCCTTTGTGAAGCGGCATGGGGTCTCCTCATCTCCTAGCGGACTGGGGTTCCGTCGTCGTGAAGCTGCATCTGGGGTCTGCCGGTCACCAGCAGCCAGGCCGGCAGGGACGCGATGCACATCAGGGCGATGATCGAGGGAGTGGCCACCAGGACGGCGGCCGTGAACAGGCTCACCCAGCCCTGCCGGGTGATGGCAAGCAGCATGCCCAGCACGCCCGAGGCGACACCGAGGGCCGGCTGGACGGCGGGCACGAGCGCGTGGGCGCACAGGCCGAAGGCGGCGCCGATGAAGACCGACGGGAAGATCCGGCCGCCGCGGAACCCGCAGGACGCGGCGACGAGCAGCGCCGCCAGCTTGACCACCGCCATCGTGGCGAACTGCCCGGCCGTCCAGCCCTCTGGGTCCTGCGCCAGCTGCGCGACCTCGTCTAGGCCCTTGAAGAGCGTCAGATGCCCGCCGAGGGCGCCCAGCAGGCCGAGCACGAGTCCGCCGACCGGGAGCGCCACCATGGGGTGCCTGAGCCGGGAGAAGGCGCCATGGACGTACGGGAAGGCGTAGACCGCGGCCATGCCGAGCACCGCGGCGGTGGAGGCGACCACGAGCGCGGCCAGCACGTCGCGCCAGTCGGGGTGCCCGACGGCGGGCAGGTTCAGGTCGAAGGTCGGATGGGCCACCAGGGTGGTCGTGATGGCGCCCGCGGCGGCGGCCGTCAGCGGCCCGAAGAGGTTGTCCCACAGCAGACCCTTCAGCTGCCGCCCGGCGAGCGCCTCGGAGATGAGCAGCGCCGCCGCCACCGGCGTCCCGAACAGCGCGCCGATCGTCGCCGCCTCGGCCAGCGCCGCCCACAGACCGCCCGGCATCCGTGGCGCGAGCCTGCGCCCCAGCCAGAACGCGAGCGCGACGTTGGTGGCGATGATCGGGTTCTCCGGGCCCAGACTCGGGCCGCCGGCCAGCATCAGGGCGGTCGCCACCAGCAGGCCCGGCAGGACGACGGGAGGCATCGGCGCGGCCGCCAGACTGAGGGTCGCCGGGTCGGGGCCCGCGTGTCCCGGCGCCTTCCAGACGACCAGCCCGACCAGTACGCCCGTCGCGGTGAGGACGACGAGCATCCAGAACACGGAGTACCGGCCGATGCCCAGCGCGTCGGGCAGGTCCTTCCACAGGACGCCCTGCAGCTTCTCGGCGAGCACGCTCACCCCGACGTACAACAGGCTGGCCGCGACACCGACGACGAGCGCCGGGAGGATCAGCGGCAGCAGCGACCGCGCGGGGGTCGCCGGGGCGGGGGCCGGTGCCCGCCGTGCCGCGTCGTGGGTCACGCGGTCACCCTAAGCGGGCAAAGGGGACATCACATCCGGAAACCTCCGGAAGTTCCGGGAGGATTCGCGTCCGGAAACTCCGGGAGGATTCGCGGCCGGACGCTTCCGGGCAATACCGCTTGCACCTCACGTCGCGTGAGGATCCATCGTGAAGTGCGTACCCAGAAGGGAGCGGAGTTGAGTTACTCAGTGGGTCAGGTCGCCGGTTTCGCCGGGGTCACGGTGCGCACGCTGCACCACTACGACGAGATCGGCCTGCTCGCGCCCGGCGAGCGCAGCCACGCGGGCCACCGGCGCTACAGCGACGCCGACCTCGACCGGCTGCAGCAGATCCTGTTCTACCGAGAACTCGGCTTCCCGCTCGACGAGGTCGCCGCCTTGCTCGACGACCCGGAGGCGGACCCGCGCGCGCATCTGCGCCGCCAGCACGAGTTGTTGACCGCCCGGATCGAGAAACTGCAGAAGATGGCCGCGGCCGTGGAGC harbors:
- a CDS encoding aldehyde dehydrogenase family protein, encoding MSSYFTDLAQQYIDGEWRPGTGSWDIIDFNPYDGEKLASITIATADEVDQAYRAAERAQKAWGATNAYARRAVFEKALRIIEDREAEITEVIIAELGGTHLKAGFELHLAKEFLRESIQLALRPEGKILPSPIDGKENRVYKVPVGVVGVISPFNFPFLLSIKSVAPALALGNGVVLKPHQNTPIVGGSLVAKVFEDAGLPGGLLNVVITDIAEIGDAFIEHPVPKVISFTGSDKVGRHVATVCASNFKRSVLELGGNSALVVLDDADIDYAVDAAVFSRYVHQGQVCMAANRVLVDRSIEAEFTEKFVAKVRTLKAGDPSDPQTVIGPVINSSQADAISGAVEQAIAEGATALVHGTTTDNLVEPSVLTGVPADSPLLQQEIFGPVVFLVPFDGEEEAVRLVNDTPYGLSGAVHTGDIERGVHFAKQIDTGMFHVNDGTVHDEPLVPFGGEKHSGIGRLNGETTVDAFTTVKWISVQHGRSFFPF
- a CDS encoding ATP-binding protein, translating into MGTNGSTMLEPLRQGLPPLDPAAVSDAASCALPARYEAVREARQFTRRTLDQWDIGDRFDDVCLVVSELVTNALRHALPSDTPRDDQGPPVRLHLMRWTSRLVCAVRDPSHDSPVAGDSDDFSAESGRGLFLVDSFADGWGWHPLAGTLSGKVVWALFRLQPPVATE
- a CDS encoding Uma2 family endonuclease; translation: MAAEAHTEQHPRATPENWMFPPEEGWTWDQVKELDVPFDWELVDGKIVVRGVTSWWHDQVRDQLYLSLALAKRPPYAVNTERWTQFDDNNAPKPDIIVYDRTGLDIRTLDCTPVACVTLAIEVVSPGSRGMDRFHKPAMYAEAGIAHYWRVERGEDDVPEVHQFWRDEDSGVFVPRPDRPVHTDKLTTVVPFPVDIDLRNLIEE
- a CDS encoding ABC transporter permease — translated: MTRRELAHWARQPVQVVVGLAFPVMLLLMFGYLIGGGRGVEGDYVDFLVPGMLALTMAFGLEGTMLAVTQDLNKGVIDRFRSMPMAGGAVLVGRSAADMLQSALGLAALIGVGYVIGWRPHGGPGAFLGAVGLLLLFRFAMLWIGIELALVAGKPEMVQAVQILVWPVGFLSNAFATPDSMPGWLGTAVEWNPMSQTATAVRDLFGGPGGEPGHVWAAVIWPLGLLAVFFPLAVRRFGRLSA
- a CDS encoding glutamate decarboxylase; amino-acid sequence: MPLHKGHEKPDERPRSVNPFYGETNPVSDMVEAPPKHRLPDGPLPPTIAYQLVHDELMLDGNARLNLATFVTTWMEPQAGVLMAECRDKNMIDKDEYPRTAELERRCVAMLADLWNAPDPSAAVGCSTTGSSEACMLAGMALKRRWAQRNADRYPGARPNLVMGINVQVCWDKFCNFWEVEPRLVPMEGDRFHLDPRAAAELCDENTIGVVGILGSTFDGSYEPIAELCTALDELQERTGLDVPVHVDGASGAMIAPFIDEDLVWDFRLPRVSSINTSGHKYGLVYPGVGWALWRSAAELPEELVFRVNYLGGDMPTFALNFSRPGAQVVAQYYTFLRLGREGYRAVQQTTREVARGLAERIEALGDFTLLTKGDELPVFAVTTAPDVTAYDVFDVSRRMREQGWLLPAYTFPANREDLSVLRVVCRNGFTTDLSDLFMEDLSRLLPELRRQPHPLTRDKDRATSFHH
- a CDS encoding PadR family transcriptional regulator encodes the protein MSAIRLLVLGAVRQHGRAHGYQVRNDLEYWGAHEWSNAKPGSIYHALKQMAKQGLLHAHEVAPSTAGGPPRTEYEITDKGTEEFLALLRESLTSYDQKMDVQSAAIGFIVDLPRGEAVALLKERIRKIEEWRAAVTEHYVPEDGPEQLGHIGEIMNLWVHTADADAEWTRGLIARIEGGAYTFAGEGEPFVGVLAEGEENPYATGAPHPGDRD
- a CDS encoding ATP-binding cassette domain-containing protein, which translates into the protein MADAAITVEGARKKYGDKQALDGLDLLVGGGTVHGVLGPNGAGKTTLVRILSTLLRPDEGRVEVAGHDVVSEAGRVRLRIGLLGQHAALDEELGGRQNLEMFGRLHHLGARHARVRADELLERFGLADTGRKAVKRYSGGMRRRLDLAASLVTDPDVLFLDEPTTGLDPRGRAEVWASVRSLVGGGTTVLLTTQYLEEADQLADRISVVDHGRVIADGTADELKARTGGDRIDVVLRDAGQLGAAVALLPFPAEGVSVDTDRRLLSAPVTDRMSALAGAVRALEEAGIEAEDIALRRPTLDEVFLHLTGDDHRVKEAA
- a CDS encoding helix-turn-helix domain-containing protein — protein: MLLGSHLRRLREARGITREAAGYSIRASESKISRMELGRVSFKTRDVEDLLTLYGITDEVERTSLVSLAKEANVAGWWHSYSDVLPSWFPTYVGLEGAAHLIRVYEVQFVHGLLQTEAYAHAVVARGMKGASVADIDRRVALRLERQKYLVSENAPEFHIVLDEAALRRPYGDREVMRGQLQHLIEVSERPNVRLQVMPFSFGGHSGESGSFTILSFPESDLSDVVYLEQLTSALYLDKREDVTQYESALKQLQQDSPGPSESRDLLRGLLQLS
- a CDS encoding DinB family protein; the encoded protein is MVTHVRAEAQGDERGALLSFLEEQRGGIRRALLGLTEEQAASRPSASELSLSGLLKHVAETEQGWVARAKGESPAVKRDESNWHECFVLVDGETVDAQLAYWEKVAAETDAFLRSVPSLDDTFALPNDPWFPPEGRVSMRWLALHLIRETARHAGHADIIRESLDGATAFELVAREQAG
- a CDS encoding ion channel protein, encoding MTHDAARRAPAPAPATPARSLLPLILPALVVGVAASLLYVGVSVLAEKLQGVLWKDLPDALGIGRYSVFWMLVVLTATGVLVGLVVWKAPGHAGPDPATLSLAAAPMPPVVLPGLLVATALMLAGGPSLGPENPIIATNVALAFWLGRRLAPRMPGGLWAALAEAATIGALFGTPVAAALLISEALAGRQLKGLLWDNLFGPLTAAAAGAITTTLVAHPTFDLNLPAVGHPDWRDVLAALVVASTAAVLGMAAVYAFPYVHGAFSRLRHPMVALPVGGLVLGLLGALGGHLTLFKGLDEVAQLAQDPEGWTAGQFATMAVVKLAALLVAASCGFRGGRIFPSVFIGAAFGLCAHALVPAVQPALGVASGVLGMLLAITRQGWVSLFTAAVLVATPSIIALMCIASLPAWLLVTGRPQMQLHDDGTPVR